The genomic stretch GCGCCGCCCGCGTTCCGATTGAGGCGCGTCGACTCAGGACGGTCGAGGCTGAACGGCTGGGCTGGGGACGTGCCCAGCGCGCACCACGAAGTCGCCAAAGCCTTCACCGGGCTGTCGCTCGCGTGCGTAGCCTTCGAACAATGGCTCCAGCGCGGCGAGGATGGCGTCCTCGTCGATGTTCTCCCGGTAGAGGCGGTTGAGGCGCTGGCCTCGCGCATCTCCGCCCAGGTGCAGGTTGTAGCGGCCCGGCGCCTTGCCCACGAGTCCCACCTCCGCCAGGTACGGCCTCGCGCAGCCGTTGGGGCACCCGGTGATGCGGAGCAGCAGGTTGGCGTCCTGCAGGCCATGCGCCCGCAGCCGGTCCTCCAGCCGTCCCACGAAAGCGGGCAGGTAGCGCTCCGCCTCCGCCATGGCGAGCCCGCACGTCGGCAGCGCCACGCAGGCCAGCGCGTTGCGGCGCACGGGGCTGGCGCTGCGGAAGCTGTCCAGTGCGTGCGCCGTCACCAGTGCGTCGATGGCGTCGCGGGCCTCGGGCGTAACACCCGCGATGACGAGGTTCTGGTTCGCCGTGAGACGGAAGTCCCCGGTGTGGATGCGCGCGATCTCCCGCAGGCCCGTCAAGTGCGCGGCGCCGGGCCGGTCCGCCACGCGGCCGCTGTCCAGGTGCAGCGTCAGATGCCACCGGCCGTCATGGCCTTCCGTCCACCCGAAGCGGTCTCCGTTGTGCTCGAAGGCGAAGGGGCGCGCCAGCTGGAGCGCGAAGCCGAGCCGCTTCTCCAACTCCGCCGTGAACCAGGGGACGCCGCGCTCCTCCAGGACGTACTTCAGGCGCGCGTGCTTGCGGTTGGTGCGGTCCCCGAAGTCGCGGTGAATCTTCACCACCTCCTCGGCGACGGCGAGCGTCTGCTCCGGCGGGATGAAGCCGACGACGTCCGCCAGCCGGGGATAGGTGGCCGCGTCACCGTGCGTGGCGCCCATGCCGCCGCCCACGGCGACGTTGAAGCCCACGAGCGCGTCGCCCTCGATGATGGCGATGAAGCCCAGGTCCTGCGCGAAGACATCCACGTCGTTGAGGGGCGGCACCGCCACGGCGGCCTTGAACTTCCGGGGCAGGTACGTGGAGCCGTAGATGGGCTCGTCCTCACCGCCGGCCACCTTCTCCTTCCCCAGCCAGATTTCGAAGTAGGCGCGCGTCTTCGGTAGCAGGTGCTCGGAGATGCGCACCGCCCACTGGTACACCGTCTCGTGGACGCGCGAGTCCACCGGATTGGGGTTGCACAGCACGTTGCGGTTCACGTCGCCGCAGGCGGCCAGCGTGTCCATCATCGCTTCGTTGATGCGGGCGATGGTGGGCCGGAGGTCGTCCTTGATGATGCCGTGAAGTTGGAAAGCCTGCCGCGTGGTGATGCGCAGCGTGTGGTTGGCGTGCTCGCGTGCCAGGGCGTCCATCGCCAGCCACTGGGCCGGTGTGCAGACGCCGCCGGGCAGGCGGGTGCGGAGCATGAAGCTGTAGTCGGGCTCCAGCTTTTGCTGGCGTCGCTCCTCTCGCAGGTCGCGGTCGTCCTGCTGATAGCTGCCGTGGAACTTGATGAGGCTGGTGTCCGGCGTGGCGAGGCTGCCCGTCACCGGGTCCTTCAGGCTCTCCGCCAGACTTCCCCGGAGCAGGCGGCTCTGGGTCTTGATGTGCTCCACTTCGGAGAGCGGCTTGGGCTGGTGGCTCATGTCGTTGCTCGCAATCGGAATGGGTCAGTAGACGTCGCGCAGGTAGCGCCGCTGCTCGCGCAGGGACTCGAGCCAGGCGTGCGCGTCCTCGCGGCTCTTGCCGCCGTGGGTGGAGACGACGTCCACCAGTGCCTCATGGACATCGGGGGCCATGCGCTGGGCGTCGCCGCACACGTAGAGGTGGGCGCCGCCTTCGAGCCATTCGTAGACGTCACGTCCGGACTCGCGCAGCCGGTGCTGCACGTAGACCTTCTGCGCGCGGTCCCGCGAGAAGGCGAGCGACAGCCGGTGCAGCGTCTGCTTCTTCAGGGCCTCCTGCCACTCCGTCTGGTAGAGGAACTGGGTGCGGAAGTGCTGCTCTCCAAAGAAGAGCCAGTTGCGGCCCTTCGCTCCGGTCTCCGCGCGCTCCTGGACGAAGGCCCGGAAGGGCGCCACGCCGGTGCCAGGGCCAATCATCAGCACGTCCTTGTCGCCGTCCTCCGGCAGCCGGAAGCGTTCGTTCGGCTCGATGAAGACGCGGACCGTGTCGGTGCCGGCCGTGCGCGTGGCCAGGTGGTACGACGCCGCGCCGAAGTGCCGCAAGTCGAAGGCCGTGTAGTCCACCACCGCCACCGTGAGGTGCGCCTCTTCACCCACGCGCTTGGAGCTGGAGGCAATCGAGTACAACCGGGGCGTCAGCCGGCGCAGGGCCTGGACCAGCTCCGTGGCGTCCCAGGTGGCCTTGTGGGCGCGGAGCACGTCGATGACCTGATGCCCCGCCAGCAGCGCGCGGAAGGACTCGGCGCGGCTCGGTTCGAGCACTTCGCGCAGCGCCGCGCTGCCGGACAGCCTGGCGTGCCGCTCCAGGAAGGGGCGGTTGAGCTTGGTGATTTCCAACTCGTCGCTGAGCCAGCGCGCCAGCGGGAGCGTGCGGCCCTCACGGGTGACGGCCGCTTCGCCGTCGAGGCGCAGCTCGGACAGGAAGGACGCCACCAGCTCCGGCGGATTGTGGGGCCACACCCCCAGCGCGTCGCCAGGGGCGTATTCCAGCCCGGAGCCCGCGAGCGACAGCTCCAGGTGCCGCACGTCCTTGAGCGCGCCGCGCGCGGTGATGCGCTGGTTGAGCAGCACCTCCGCGGTGTAGGGCGCTTCCTTGGTGAACGCGGGCGCGGCGTGCGGCTCCCGCAGCGGCACGACGGTGGCCGTCACCGTCGCCTGCGGAGTCAGTGCTTCGCGCGCCAGGGTGAAGGCCTGGTCGAGCCAGCCCTTGGCCACGGGCTCGAAGTCCACGTCGCAATCGGCGCGCTCCAAGAGCCGGCTGGCGCCCAGCTCCGCGAAGCGGACGTCGAGCAGCCGGCCCACTTCGCAGAAGCGCGGGTAGCTGGAGTCTCCCAGCCCCAGCACGGCGTAGCGCAGCCCCTCCACCCGAGGCGCGCGCTTGCCGAGGATGAACTCACAGAAACCGCGTGCGTCGTCCGGCGGGTCGCCATCTCCCTGGGTGCTGATGACCACGCAGAGCAGCTTCTCCTTGGCCAGCTCTCGCACCGGATAGTCACTGGCCCGGAACAGCCGCGTGGCGAGTCCGGCGGACTCCACCTGGTGCTTGAGGCGCTCGGCCAGGAGGCGGCTGTTACCTGTCTGCGTCCCGTAGATGATGGTGAAGGGAACAGCGGGCGAGGCCACGGGTGCGGGCGTCACCGGGACGACGGTGGCCTGGGGCGCACGGACGGCCAGTCCCGCCGTGTAGCCGCTCAGCCAGTTCAAGGCGGAGGTGTCCAGCCCCTCCACGAGCTTGAGCAGCAGGGTGCTCTTGTCCTCACCCAGCAGCGCGTTGATGAACGGGGACGCATGGGTGGCAGGGGATGCGCTCATCGTGCGGCCTCCCGGAGGGTGAGGATTTGGTCGAGGTGTTGCTCCAGGTCTTCGCTAGCTTCCAGCTCCAGCCACGCGGCGCCGGCATCGCGGGCGTCCGCGCGCAGGGCCCGGCGTGTCTGGGGCGTGTCGGAGTGGACCAGGGCCACCAGTCCCGCCGCCGCGAGCGCCAGTGCCACCTCCACGTCACCGGGGGCGGTGGCGACATGCCAGCCCAGGTCGAACAGCCGGCGCTCCAGCTGGAATGCGCGTGAGCTGGCGTCCGGCGTGGCGGGCAGCAGGACGATGGCGCCGGGCTGGCCCAGCCGCCCCCGCCGCTCGGGCTGCGTGACGAGCGAAGAGGCCACCTCGCCCTTCGCCGAGTCCTCCACCGGCCCCAGAACCATGCCCGCGCCCACCGTGTCGTGGGTGAGCGCGTCGATGATGATGAAGGCGCCCGTGCGGCGGTTGTCGCGGTACGGGTCGGTCAGCAGCGGCCGACGGCACACCACCCGCACCCGGCCGATGTCGTTGAGTGACAGGGACTCGGCGGGTTGCTCGGACAGGTCCGCCAGTTCCTTGCGCCACAGCACCCGCTCGATGTGCGCGGGCGCGGTCCGTGAGGCCTGCTTCACCAGGTAGCGGCGGGAGCAGTCCAGCGGCTGTTCTCCGAACCACACGAGCATCGCGTCGAGCTGGTGAAGCGACAGAGGCGCCTGGTCCACGTGGGCCAGCACGTCGCCTCGGCTGGCGTCCACTTCGTCCGCGAGTCGCAGCGTGACGGACGCGGGGGACGCGGCCTCCTCCAGCGGTCCGTCGAAGGTGTCGATGCCCGCCACGCGCGTGCGCCGCCCGGAGGGATGGACCTGGATTTCATCCCCGACGCGGACGGTGCCGGAGGCAATCTGTCCCGCCAGCCCTCGGTAGTCCTGGTGGGGCCGGAGCACGTACTGGACGGGGAAGCGGAAGGGCGCGTCGTCCTGCCGGCGCTGGTGGGGCAGGGACTCCAGCCACGCGAGCAGGGTGCCGCCTTCATGCCAGGGCGTGCGGGCGCTGGGCCGGGTGATGTTGTCCCCCCGGCTGGCGCTGACGGGGAAGAGCCGCACGCCCTCGAAGCCGAGCGCGTGGGCGAAGTCCACCAGCTCGGTGCCGATGCGCTCGAAGGTGTCCCGGTCGAAGCCCGTGAGGTCCATCTTGTTCACGGCCACGGCGAGGTAGGGAATGCCCAGCAGCGAGGCGATGTACGCGTGGCGGCGCGTCTGCGGCAGCACGCCCAGTCGCGCGTCCACCAGGATGACCGCCGCGTCCGCCGTGGAGGCGCCGGTGGCCATGTTGCGCGTGTACTGGATGTGGCCCGGCGTGTCCGCGACGATGACCTTGCGCCGCGCGGTGCTGAGGTAGCGGTAGGCAACGTCGATGGTGATGCCCTGCTCACGCTCGGCGCGCAGGCCGTCGGTGAAGAGGGAGAAGTCCAGCTCCTCTTCGTCCGCGCCGGCCGCGGCCTTCAGGCCCTGGACCAGCACCTCGGAGGGCACGGACACGGCGGCGGCCCGCTTCGCGCTGGCCTTCCGCACGGCGGAAATCTGGTCCTCGAAGAGCCCGTCGCACTCGTAGAGGAGCCTGCCGATGAGGGTGGACTTCCCGTCATCCACGGAGCCCACCACGACGAGCCGGAGCAGCTCCCGGGCGGCATGCTGGTCGAGC from Myxococcus xanthus encodes the following:
- the cysI gene encoding assimilatory sulfite reductase (NADPH) hemoprotein subunit — its product is MSHQPKPLSEVEHIKTQSRLLRGSLAESLKDPVTGSLATPDTSLIKFHGSYQQDDRDLREERRQQKLEPDYSFMLRTRLPGGVCTPAQWLAMDALAREHANHTLRITTRQAFQLHGIIKDDLRPTIARINEAMMDTLAACGDVNRNVLCNPNPVDSRVHETVYQWAVRISEHLLPKTRAYFEIWLGKEKVAGGEDEPIYGSTYLPRKFKAAVAVPPLNDVDVFAQDLGFIAIIEGDALVGFNVAVGGGMGATHGDAATYPRLADVVGFIPPEQTLAVAEEVVKIHRDFGDRTNRKHARLKYVLEERGVPWFTAELEKRLGFALQLARPFAFEHNGDRFGWTEGHDGRWHLTLHLDSGRVADRPGAAHLTGLREIARIHTGDFRLTANQNLVIAGVTPEARDAIDALVTAHALDSFRSASPVRRNALACVALPTCGLAMAEAERYLPAFVGRLEDRLRAHGLQDANLLLRITGCPNGCARPYLAEVGLVGKAPGRYNLHLGGDARGQRLNRLYRENIDEDAILAALEPLFEGYARERQPGEGFGDFVVRAGHVPSPAVQPRPS
- a CDS encoding sulfate adenylyltransferase subunit 1; the encoded protein is MDTGLQQLLDQHAARELLRLVVVGSVDDGKSTLIGRLLYECDGLFEDQISAVRKASAKRAAAVSVPSEVLVQGLKAAAGADEEELDFSLFTDGLRAEREQGITIDVAYRYLSTARRKVIVADTPGHIQYTRNMATGASTADAAVILVDARLGVLPQTRRHAYIASLLGIPYLAVAVNKMDLTGFDRDTFERIGTELVDFAHALGFEGVRLFPVSASRGDNITRPSARTPWHEGGTLLAWLESLPHQRRQDDAPFRFPVQYVLRPHQDYRGLAGQIASGTVRVGDEIQVHPSGRRTRVAGIDTFDGPLEEAASPASVTLRLADEVDASRGDVLAHVDQAPLSLHQLDAMLVWFGEQPLDCSRRYLVKQASRTAPAHIERVLWRKELADLSEQPAESLSLNDIGRVRVVCRRPLLTDPYRDNRRTGAFIIIDALTHDTVGAGMVLGPVEDSAKGEVASSLVTQPERRGRLGQPGAIVLLPATPDASSRAFQLERRLFDLGWHVATAPGDVEVALALAAAGLVALVHSDTPQTRRALRADARDAGAAWLELEASEDLEQHLDQILTLREAAR
- a CDS encoding assimilatory sulfite reductase (NADPH) flavoprotein subunit — protein: MSASPATHASPFINALLGEDKSTLLLKLVEGLDTSALNWLSGYTAGLAVRAPQATVVPVTPAPVASPAVPFTIIYGTQTGNSRLLAERLKHQVESAGLATRLFRASDYPVRELAKEKLLCVVISTQGDGDPPDDARGFCEFILGKRAPRVEGLRYAVLGLGDSSYPRFCEVGRLLDVRFAELGASRLLERADCDVDFEPVAKGWLDQAFTLAREALTPQATVTATVVPLREPHAAPAFTKEAPYTAEVLLNQRITARGALKDVRHLELSLAGSGLEYAPGDALGVWPHNPPELVASFLSELRLDGEAAVTREGRTLPLARWLSDELEITKLNRPFLERHARLSGSAALREVLEPSRAESFRALLAGHQVIDVLRAHKATWDATELVQALRRLTPRLYSIASSSKRVGEEAHLTVAVVDYTAFDLRHFGAASYHLATRTAGTDTVRVFIEPNERFRLPEDGDKDVLMIGPGTGVAPFRAFVQERAETGAKGRNWLFFGEQHFRTQFLYQTEWQEALKKQTLHRLSLAFSRDRAQKVYVQHRLRESGRDVYEWLEGGAHLYVCGDAQRMAPDVHEALVDVVSTHGGKSREDAHAWLESLREQRRYLRDVY